A genomic region of Ktedonobacteraceae bacterium contains the following coding sequences:
- a CDS encoding branched-chain amino acid ABC transporter permease encodes MAFFIQLVFSGVALGCIYALIGLGFSIIFKASEVINFAQGELLLVGAYVVSSGVFSWHLNFIFALALGVVVTVIIGLLFERFILRRMIGRPVFSILMITIGLDTILRTGVVVIWGSNPIPAASPFTIANGFALGGVHFGADDLLTIIVTVILCALLFYFFRYTRYGLAMRATALDQEAALAVGINIRTVYALAWGIAAAVATIGGVFLAFGSYAMDTSLGGAALLAFPAIILGGMDSITGAVVGGIIIGLVQELTAGYESQVASILGAGIHQITPYLVMILVLLIRPYGLFGTRKVERV; translated from the coding sequence ATGGCCTTTTTCATTCAACTCGTGTTTTCTGGCGTAGCCCTTGGTTGTATTTATGCGCTGATCGGACTCGGTTTTTCGATTATTTTCAAGGCCAGCGAGGTGATTAATTTTGCGCAGGGCGAGTTGCTGCTGGTAGGAGCCTACGTTGTCTCATCAGGGGTGTTCTCGTGGCACCTGAACTTCATTTTCGCGCTGGCGCTGGGCGTTGTAGTGACGGTAATTATCGGCCTGCTTTTCGAACGCTTTATCTTGCGGCGTATGATCGGTCGCCCGGTCTTTTCCATCTTGATGATTACGATTGGCCTGGATACGATCTTACGCACCGGCGTTGTGGTGATATGGGGATCGAATCCGATCCCGGCTGCTTCCCCATTTACCATTGCAAATGGTTTTGCCCTTGGCGGAGTGCATTTTGGCGCGGATGATCTCTTGACGATTATCGTGACGGTTATTCTGTGCGCTTTGCTCTTCTATTTCTTTCGCTATACTCGCTACGGACTGGCAATGCGCGCTACGGCACTCGACCAGGAAGCGGCGCTGGCCGTAGGCATCAACATTCGCACGGTCTATGCCCTGGCCTGGGGAATAGCCGCCGCCGTCGCTACCATAGGGGGTGTCTTCCTGGCTTTTGGTTCCTATGCTATGGATACATCGCTGGGAGGCGCGGCGCTGCTGGCATTCCCTGCCATCATTCTGGGCGGGATGGACTCGATAACGGGAGCAGTGGTAGGAGGTATTATTATTGGCCTGGTACAGGAACTGACTGCTGGCTATGAAAGCCAGGTCGCCAGCATTCTGGGGGCCGGAATCCATCAGATCACCCCTTACCTGGTCATGATTCTCGTGCTGTTGATTCGACCCTATGGATTATTCGGCACCAGAAAGGTGGAACGTGTATGA
- a CDS encoding ABC transporter ATP-binding protein, with product MSDVAAGEGIQQEPASREPLLSVEGISVRFAGVKALTDVSFSVQPGELFAVIGPNGAGKTSLFNVLSRVYQPVSGKVTFDGRDLLKLKAYQVARAGIARTFQNLGQFPNTTVLDYLLLGRHTRMRSGILLGGIYVGPAAREEKKNRAYCLRLLELLDLARWRDFPLRSLPYGLQKRADIARALALEPKLLLLDEPVAGMNVDETEDIAAVILDIKEQLGVTQILVEHDMALVMGIADRVLVLDFGRAIAQGVPAEVQANPNVIKAYLGEEFSMSFNP from the coding sequence ATGAGCGATGTAGCTGCGGGAGAAGGCATTCAGCAGGAACCGGCCAGCAGAGAGCCCCTGCTTTCGGTCGAAGGAATCTCGGTGCGCTTTGCGGGCGTCAAGGCGCTGACAGATGTCTCGTTCTCGGTGCAGCCGGGCGAGTTATTTGCAGTGATTGGTCCCAACGGCGCGGGAAAGACCTCGCTTTTCAACGTACTCTCGCGCGTCTATCAGCCGGTTTCGGGAAAGGTAACGTTTGATGGGCGGGATCTGCTAAAGCTCAAGGCCTACCAGGTGGCACGTGCCGGTATTGCACGCACCTTTCAGAACCTCGGTCAGTTTCCCAATACAACGGTGCTAGATTACCTGCTGCTGGGGCGGCATACGCGCATGAGGAGCGGCATCCTGCTTGGTGGTATCTATGTCGGTCCGGCGGCGCGAGAGGAGAAGAAAAATCGCGCATATTGCCTGCGCCTGCTGGAATTGCTAGATTTAGCTCGCTGGCGCGATTTTCCGCTGCGAAGTTTGCCCTACGGCCTGCAAAAACGCGCCGATATCGCACGTGCCCTGGCGCTGGAACCCAAACTCTTGCTCCTCGACGAGCCGGTAGCCGGCATGAATGTTGATGAAACGGAAGATATTGCTGCTGTAATTCTCGATATTAAAGAACAATTGGGCGTCACCCAGATTCTTGTCGAGCATGATATGGCGCTCGTCATGGGTATTGCTGACCGCGTGCTGGTGCTGGATTTTGGCCGTGCCATCGCGCAGGGAGTGCCTGCCGAAGTACAGGCGAACCCCAATGTCATCAAGGCGTACCTTGGCGAGGAATTTTCAATGAGTTTCAATCCCTAA